One genomic segment of Bacteroides caccae includes these proteins:
- a CDS encoding arylsulfatase, with protein MKNNQLMIGLALLAPLSSFAEENGANKKKPNIIYILADDLGISELGCYGQQLIETPNIDRLSQEGMTFSNHYSGTAVSAPSRCVLFTGLHTGHAYIRGNDEMASRGDVWNHKAVLADSTLEGQRPVPAETVMIPAVMKQAGYTTACIGKWGLGYPGSASTPNKMGFDFFYGYNCQREAHTYYPPFLYRNEHREYLNNPLVVPHTKLDKGADPYEEKSYAKYTLNEYAPDLMYKEILNFIDLTKDNPFVLFWTTPLPHVPLQAPEKWVKHYVNKFGDEKPYTGNKDYFPCRYPRATYAAMISYWDEQIGGLINKLKELGIYDNTIIIFTSDNGPTFNGGSDSFFFDSAKPFKSEWGWGKASLREGGIRVPMIASWPKKIKAGSKSDLICAFWDIMPTFCEIAKVECPTTDGISFLPELLDKKQNKHDFLYWEFPDSGGQKAVRMGKWKGIVLNIFKGNRKIQLYDLDSDPREQTDVARYHPEIVKRMEDIMKQEHIEPELASFKMPH; from the coding sequence ATGAAGAACAATCAACTTATGATTGGACTTGCTCTATTAGCTCCACTCTCTTCCTTTGCGGAAGAGAATGGAGCTAATAAGAAAAAGCCCAATATTATCTATATTCTTGCAGATGATCTGGGTATATCGGAATTAGGTTGTTATGGCCAGCAGTTAATTGAAACTCCTAATATCGACCGGTTATCACAAGAAGGAATGACATTCAGCAACCATTACTCCGGGACAGCAGTGTCAGCTCCATCGCGCTGTGTCCTCTTTACCGGATTACATACCGGGCACGCCTATATACGGGGGAATGACGAAATGGCTTCACGTGGAGATGTTTGGAATCATAAAGCTGTATTAGCTGATTCGACCCTGGAAGGCCAACGCCCCGTTCCGGCAGAAACGGTAATGATTCCGGCAGTCATGAAGCAAGCCGGCTACACAACGGCCTGTATCGGAAAATGGGGATTGGGGTATCCCGGTTCTGCCAGTACCCCAAACAAAATGGGATTTGACTTTTTCTACGGATATAATTGCCAAAGAGAAGCTCATACCTACTACCCTCCATTTTTATATAGAAACGAACATCGGGAATATCTGAATAATCCATTGGTAGTCCCCCACACCAAACTGGATAAAGGTGCAGACCCATACGAAGAAAAAAGCTATGCGAAATATACTCTCAATGAGTATGCACCGGACCTGATGTACAAAGAAATACTCAACTTTATCGACCTTACTAAAGATAACCCTTTCGTCTTATTCTGGACGACGCCCCTTCCCCATGTTCCCTTACAAGCACCGGAAAAATGGGTAAAGCATTATGTGAACAAGTTTGGAGATGAAAAACCATACACAGGCAATAAAGATTATTTTCCCTGCCGTTATCCTCGCGCAACCTATGCTGCCATGATCAGCTACTGGGATGAACAGATCGGGGGACTTATTAATAAACTTAAAGAACTGGGAATCTATGACAATACCATCATCATTTTTACCAGTGACAACGGGCCGACTTTCAATGGCGGAAGCGATTCTTTCTTTTTCGATAGTGCTAAACCATTCAAAAGTGAATGGGGCTGGGGCAAAGCATCGCTCCGCGAAGGAGGCATTCGTGTTCCGATGATTGCCAGTTGGCCTAAAAAGATAAAAGCCGGTAGTAAAAGTGATCTCATCTGTGCCTTTTGGGACATTATGCCTACTTTCTGTGAGATTGCAAAAGTAGAATGCCCGACTACGGACGGAATCAGCTTTTTGCCGGAATTACTAGACAAAAAACAGAATAAACATGATTTCTTATATTGGGAATTTCCCGATAGCGGAGGCCAAAAAGCTGTCCGAATGGGCAAATGGAAGGGTATTGTATTGAATATTTTTAAAGGAAACAGGAAAATTCAATTATATGATCTGGATTCTGATCCCAGAGAACAGACAGATGTTGCCAGATACCACCCGGAAATCGTGAAAAGAATGGAGGATATTATGAAGCAGGAACATATCGAACCGGAACTAGCTTCATTCAAAATGCCTCATTAG
- a CDS encoding heavy metal-binding domain-containing protein, producing the protein MLITTTPIIEGKRIVKYYGIVSGETIIGANVFRDLFASIRDIVGGRSGAYEEVLRKAKDTALQEMQAQAAQLGANAVIGVDLDYETVGGSGSMLMVTANGTAVKIEDD; encoded by the coding sequence ATGTTAATAACAACAACTCCCATTATTGAGGGAAAACGAATAGTGAAATATTATGGAATCGTTTCCGGAGAAACAATCATAGGTGCCAATGTGTTTCGTGACTTGTTTGCAAGTATCCGCGATATTGTAGGAGGGCGTTCCGGAGCGTACGAAGAAGTATTGCGCAAAGCTAAAGATACCGCTTTGCAGGAAATGCAGGCACAAGCTGCTCAGTTAGGAGCAAATGCCGTGATAGGTGTTGATTTGGATTACGAGACAGTAGGAGGTAGTGGCAGTATGCTAATGGTGACTGCTAACGGTACAGCCGTAAAGATTGAGGATGACTGA